The nucleotide sequence GCTGCCACTCCTAAAAGGCTTCCGGCTACCGCAAACCCACTGATTAATCCAAAGACTAAAAACATTGGGCCAAAACGATGAGATTGAAAAGAGCGCCCTATTAACAGTGGAATAATAGGTAAAATGCAAGGCGATAGGACAGTTACAAATCCTGCTAAAAAAGCTAATCCAACTGATAGGACAGTAGCAGACATAATATTAACCTAGAAGCTTACGAATCATTTGTTCTGTTTCTTGATAGGCTCCTTCTCCTATATGGTCATAACAAATTAAACCTTGACGATCAGCTAAGAATAAATGAGGCCAGTATTGATTACTATAAGCATTCCAGGTTTTATAATCATTGTCTACTGCAACCGCATAGGAAATTTGCCTTTGTTCCATTGCTCGTCTAATATTTTTTAGCTCTCGTTCGTAGGCAAATTCAGGAGTATGAACCCCGATGACTTTTAATCCTTTAGTTTTATATTGGTTATGCCAGCGAACTATATAAGGTATAGTCCTCTGACAGTTAATGCAGGCAAAAGTCCAAAACTGTATTAAGATAACATTGCCTTTAAGATCCGCAATGGTTAAAGGTTTAGAATTTAACCATTCAGTAATCCCTTGAAAATCTGGCAGAGCTTTATTTGAAAATGAGGCAGTAAGTCTCTTATTAAAATCAATGGGATTAGCATTATTTGACGAGGTAGAAGCAGTTAAAGATTGTTTAACGTCAAAATGATGAGGCATGACCACTGCTCCAACTCCTGTTATTCCCATTCCCAGGTAAGTTAAAAATTGTCGCCGCTTAAGCCAGTTGTTGTTTATC is from Gloeothece verrucosa PCC 7822 and encodes:
- a CDS encoding thioredoxin family protein, which gives rise to MKKHWINNNWLKRRQFLTYLGMGITGVGAVVMPHHFDVKQSLTASTSSNNANPIDFNKRLTASFSNKALPDFQGITEWLNSKPLTIADLKGNVILIQFWTFACINCQRTIPYIVRWHNQYKTKGLKVIGVHTPEFAYERELKNIRRAMEQRQISYAVAVDNDYKTWNAYSNQYWPHLFLADRQGLICYDHIGEGAYQETEQMIRKLLG